A section of the Actinomycetota bacterium genome encodes:
- a CDS encoding tyrosine-type recombinase/integrase: protein MASMRRTTSGNFQVRYRDPNGRQRARNFTRKTDATRFAASVETDKVRGDWLDPRLGKVTFADWADEWLGQLGHLKPKTRLDYEVNLRRHVLPLLGDAPVGSIDRPAMRTFTSDLTAGGAGPDVVRIAAQVARHVLAVAVDAGALKANPASALRLVRPRKSEMLFLRPEEVQALADAITPPYGTLIRFAAYTGLRAGEIGAVRVKRIDFRRARVEVAESVSDVAGQLIVGPTKTYANRHVPMPPRLLEELATYLGARRDNREELVFTSPKGGPLRHGNFYSSKFKPAVRTAGLPEGLRFHDLRHTYAAFCIASTADPYAVMRRMGHSSITVTYDTYGHLFPERDVEITDALDGLFQRGVDFLWTRPASPGTSEASA from the coding sequence ATGGCGTCGATGCGGCGAACAACGTCGGGGAACTTCCAGGTCCGCTACCGGGACCCCAACGGCCGCCAGCGGGCGCGCAACTTCACCAGGAAGACGGATGCCACGCGGTTCGCCGCTTCGGTGGAGACCGACAAGGTCCGTGGCGACTGGCTGGACCCGAGGCTCGGCAAGGTCACCTTCGCCGACTGGGCCGACGAGTGGCTGGGCCAGTTGGGCCACCTGAAGCCGAAGACGCGCCTCGACTACGAGGTCAACCTGCGCCGGCATGTGCTGCCCCTCCTCGGCGATGCGCCGGTGGGCTCGATCGACCGACCGGCGATGAGGACGTTCACGAGCGACCTGACCGCCGGCGGCGCCGGCCCCGACGTCGTCCGGATCGCCGCCCAGGTGGCGCGCCACGTGCTGGCGGTTGCGGTGGATGCCGGCGCACTCAAGGCCAACCCGGCGAGTGCGCTTCGCCTCGTCCGCCCGCGCAAGTCCGAGATGCTGTTCCTCAGGCCTGAGGAAGTCCAAGCACTCGCCGATGCAATCACCCCGCCGTACGGCACACTGATCCGGTTCGCGGCCTACACCGGCCTTCGGGCCGGCGAGATCGGAGCAGTTCGGGTCAAGCGGATCGATTTCCGGCGCGCGCGGGTCGAGGTTGCGGAGTCCGTCAGTGATGTCGCCGGCCAACTCATCGTCGGGCCTACCAAGACGTACGCGAACCGCCATGTGCCCATGCCACCGCGACTGCTGGAAGAGCTCGCCACCTACCTTGGGGCACGACGCGACAACCGGGAGGAACTCGTCTTCACCAGCCCGAAGGGGGGGCCGCTCCGGCACGGCAACTTCTACAGCAGCAAGTTCAAGCCGGCGGTCCGGACCGCGGGCTTGCCCGAGGGCCTGAGGTTCCACGACCTGAGGCACACCTATGCCGCGTTCTGCATCGCCTCGACGGCTGATCCATATGCCGTGATGCGCCGTATGGGGCACTCATCGATCACGGTCACCTACGACACCTATGGGCACTTGTTCCCGGAGCGGGACGTCGAGATTACCGACGCCCTCGACGGGCTGTTCCAGCGGGGTGTGGACTTTTTGTGGACTCGCCCGGCCTCGCCAGGAACCTCAGAAGCCTCGGCATAG
- the pheA gene encoding prephenate dehydratase, whose product MSENAGPSQARVGFLGPPGTFTEEALLGEPDLAAGDLVALPSMPEVLAATAAGEVDLGFVALENSIEGTVRQVLDALIFEYDLLIQREVVIGIRQNLLGPPGMSLADVKAVASFPDAAAQCRRFLSETLPGVPVLASTSTAEAARQVGQSPPDGTAAVGTALAAELYGLEVLAEGIQDHTDNVTRFVVVAPPTAGIPEMTGHDKTTIVCFQEHDQPGSLHAILGQFTARNINLTKLESRPTKHILGDYCFIIDLEGHVDDEVVYDTLRDLHAQLRSIKFLGSYPAAGEHGPAIRRDAEASWRSADHWVSNLRAKVVRSPGR is encoded by the coding sequence GTGAGCGAGAACGCCGGTCCTAGCCAGGCCCGGGTCGGGTTCCTGGGCCCCCCGGGGACGTTCACCGAAGAGGCCCTGCTGGGCGAGCCCGACCTGGCTGCCGGCGACCTGGTGGCCCTGCCCTCGATGCCCGAGGTGCTGGCTGCCACTGCCGCCGGCGAGGTCGACCTGGGGTTCGTGGCCCTGGAGAACTCCATCGAGGGCACGGTTCGCCAGGTGCTCGACGCGCTCATCTTCGAGTACGACCTGCTCATCCAGCGCGAGGTCGTCATCGGGATCCGCCAGAACCTGCTGGGCCCGCCGGGAATGTCCCTGGCCGACGTCAAGGCGGTGGCCTCGTTCCCAGACGCGGCCGCCCAGTGCCGGCGGTTCCTGTCCGAGACCCTGCCCGGTGTGCCCGTGCTGGCTTCTACGTCCACGGCCGAGGCCGCCCGCCAGGTCGGCCAGTCCCCGCCCGATGGCACGGCCGCCGTGGGCACCGCCCTGGCCGCCGAGCTGTACGGGCTGGAGGTGCTGGCCGAGGGCATCCAGGACCACACCGACAACGTGACCCGCTTCGTGGTCGTGGCCCCGCCCACGGCCGGGATCCCGGAGATGACCGGACACGACAAGACCACGATCGTGTGCTTCCAAGAGCATGACCAGCCTGGGAGCCTGCACGCCATCTTGGGCCAGTTCACGGCCCGCAACATCAACCTGACCAAGCTGGAGTCGCGCCCGACTAAGCACATCCTGGGCGACTACTGCTTCATCATCGACCTGGAGGGACACGTCGACGACGAGGTCGTCTACGACACCTTGCGTGACCTCCACGCCCAGCTGCGCAGCATCAAGTTCCTCGGGTCCTACCCGGCCGCTGGCGAGCACGGCCCCGCCATCCGCCGCGACGCCGAGGCCTCATGGCGGTCCGCCGACCACTGGGTCAGCAACCTTCGGGCCAAGGTCGTGCGTTCGCCGGGCCGGTAA